In the genome of Candidatus Kapaibacterium sp., the window AACGTCGGGGTGATGGTCGGCGACTTCGGCAAGCACAGCAATTGAATTAATCGCTCCCACTGCCGCTACAAAATTCGAGAACACAAGTTCTCGGACAATCAATTTGTCGTCACGCTCCCAAAGTGGTAAATTACTGAGGTAAAGCTCTATTTCTTGCTCATCGCATAAAGTTGGTCTTGGCATAAAAAATCTCCATTAAATGTGAGTTTGGATTCTATCAACTATTTTTTGTTTAGGCACTGCTCCAAGAATCGAATCCACAACTTCACCATTCTTGAAAATGAGAACTGTAGGAATTGAACGAATTCCATATTGGAACGCAGTCTTTTGGTTGTTATCAACATCAAGTTTGCAAATTTTGAATTTTCCGGCATATTCTCCGGCTAGTTCCTCGACAATTGGAGCGATAAGTTTGCAAGGACCGCACCAAGCCGCCCAAAAATCAATCAAAACCGGAATATCGGACTTCAAAACTACAGCATCAAAATCAGCATCTGTTACATGAATTGCGTTAGACATTTCAAAAACTCCTTGTACTTTATAAAATTTTTTCGTAAAATTGACTTCGTTTAAAGTAGCAAACTTTAAAATCATTTTAAGTTTTTGTTATAAACGTTTTATAAACAATTTGATTGATTGATAACAACTATAGGAGGCAAAATGTTGAAAATCACTTACATAGGGCATTCGTGCTTTATACTCGACGACGGGACTTACAAACTAATCATTGACCCGTTCATAACGCATAATACTCACGCAACTGTTGACGCAGACGATATTCACGTTGATTTCATAGCTTTGACACATGCTCACGGCGACCATATCGGAGATACATTTGAATTAGCCAAGCGATGCAATGCGACGGTTATTTGTATTAACGAAATTGGGCATTATTTGGACGACAAAGCTATAAAGAACCACAAAATGCACATTGGCGGCGGATTCAACTTCCCCTTTGGGCGATTGAAATTCACAATTGCTCATCATGGCTCGTGGACTGCAGATAGTGGCGAATTGGGCAATCCTGCCGGTTGCGTAATCAAAATGGGTGGCAAAACTGTTTACCATTGCGGCGATACGGGATTATTTCTGGATATGAAATTAATTGGCGAATTGGACAAAATTGATGTTATGATGCTGCCAATTGGCGATAATTTCACGATGGGAATTGACGACGCAGTCATAGCGGTGGATTTCGTCAATCCGGCGCTTGCAATTCCGATGCATTATAATACTTTCGAGGTGATTGAGGCTGACCCACATGAATTCGCGGGGAAAGTTAGTGCAATCAATAAAAAAGCACGTGTAATGGAATTCGGCGAAACGATAGAATTTTAGTTTGAACGTACCGTAAAGAGCAACAACACGGTAATAGCGGCTGTAGTAATATACACGACCGGTTTGATGAGTTTGTCGAAAAGTGATAAATTCCGGTCG includes:
- the trxA gene encoding thioredoxin, with the protein product MSNAIHVTDADFDAVVLKSDIPVLIDFWAAWCGPCKLIAPIVEELAGEYAGKFKICKLDVDNNQKTAFQYGIRSIPTVLIFKNGEVVDSILGAVPKQKIVDRIQTHI
- a CDS encoding metal-dependent hydrolase — its product is MKITYIGHSCFILDDGTYKLIIDPFITHNTHATVDADDIHVDFIALTHAHGDHIGDTFELAKRCNATVICINEIGHYLDDKAIKNHKMHIGGGFNFPFGRLKFTIAHHGSWTADSGELGNPAGCVIKMGGKTVYHCGDTGLFLDMKLIGELDKIDVMMLPIGDNFTMGIDDAVIAVDFVNPALAIPMHYNTFEVIEADPHEFAGKVSAINKKARVMEFGETIEF
- a CDS encoding 4a-hydroxytetrahydrobiopterin dehydratase translates to MPRPTLCDEQEIELYLSNLPLWERDDKLIVRELVFSNFVAAVGAINSIAVLAEVADHHPDVLIYGYNKLRISLSTHDKGGLTKADFELAKKIDDLKF